A region of Gadus morhua chromosome 18, gadMor3.0, whole genome shotgun sequence DNA encodes the following proteins:
- the LOC115531475 gene encoding LOW QUALITY PROTEIN: fructose-bisphosphate aldolase A-like (The sequence of the model RefSeq protein was modified relative to this genomic sequence to represent the inferred CDS: deleted 1 base in 1 codon) encodes MPHAYPFLSPEQKKELSDIALRIVAPGKGILAADESTGSVAKRFESINAENTEENRRLYRQLLFTADERVDPCIGGVILFHETMYQKTDAGKLFPEHLKSRGMVVGIKVDKGVVPLAGTNGETTTQGLDGLYERCAQYKKDGADFAKWRCVMKITPTTPSRLAIVENANVLARYASICQMHGIVPIVEPEILPDGDHDLKRCQYVTEKVLAAMYKALSDHHVYLEGTLLKPNMVTGRDHSCSHKYTNQEIAMATVTALRRTVPPAVPGITFLSGGQSEEEASINLNAMNQCPLARPWAVTFSYGRALQASALKAWQGKKENGKACQEELIKRALANSQACVGKYAPGGSSSAGGESLFVANHAY; translated from the exons ATGCCTCACGCCTACCCATTCCTCAGCCCGGAGCAGAAGAAGGAGCTCAGCGACATCGCTCTTAGGATCGTCGCTCCCGGAAAGGGAATCCTCGCCGCAGACGAGtccaccg GTAGCGTGGCCAAGCGCTTCGAGAGCATCAATGCTGAGAACACCGAGGAGAACAGGAGGCTGTACCGCCAGCTGCTCTTCACAGCTGACGAGCGCGTCGACCCCTGCATCGGAGGCGTGATCCTCTTCCACGAGACCATGTACCAGAAGACAGACGCCGGCAAGCTCTTCCCCGAGCACCTGAAGAGCAGAGGCATGGTGGTCGGGATCAAGGTGGACAAGGGCGTGGTGCCCCTCGCCGGGACCAACGGCGAGACCACCACCCAAG GTCTTGACGGCCTGTATGAGCGCTGTGCCCAGTACAAGAAGGACGGCGCTGACTTCGCCAAGTGGCGCTGTGTGATGAagatcacccccaccaccccctccagacTGGCCATTGTCGAGAACGCCAACGTGCTGGCCCGCTATGCTAGCATCTGCCAGATG CACGGCATCGTGCCCATCGTGGAGCCCGAGATCCTGCCCGACGGCGATCACGACCTGAAGCGCTGCCAGTATGTCACAGAGAAGGTCCTGGCCGCCATGTACAAGGCCCTGTCCGACCACCACGTGTACCTGGAGGGAACCCTGCTCAAGCCCAACATGGTGACGGGCCGGGACCACTCCTGCTCACACAAGTACACCAACCAGGAGATCGCCATGGCGACCGTCACCGCCCTGCGCCGCACCGTGCCCCCAGCAGTCCCTG GCATTACCTTCCTGTCCGGTGgtcagagtgaggaggaggcctCCATCAACCTGAACGCCATGAACCAGTGCCCCCTGGCCCGGCCCTGGGCC GTCACCTTCTCCTACGGCCGTGCCCTGCAGGCATCGGCCCTCAAGGCCTGGCAAGGCAAGAAGGAGAACGGCAAGGCCTGCCAGGAGGAGCTGATCAAGAGGGCTCTG